From the genome of Methanofollis sp. UBA420:
GCCGAGACGACCGCGGTCACCAGGGAGAAGAGGATCAGGACCCTGATGGGGCTGCCTTTCGCAAGTTTCGCAGTCCGTATTGCGATGTACTCGAAGAGACCGCTCTTGCGCGTGGTGTTCACGATGATCATCATGCCCATCAGGAGGAAGATCGTCCCGAGATCGAGATACTCCGGGATCTTCTCCCACGGAACAATATGGGCAAAGACGATGACCGCGGCCCCGGCCATCGCTGCAACCGCGCGGTGGATACGTTCGTCGATGATCAGGGCATACGTGAAGAGGAAGACGGCAATCGCAATCAGTTCGGCATACATCGCCCTTCACCTCCGGCAGGGGACCATCGGAGTCCCCTCAGAATGGACGTCATGATTATTTCCAGAATAATGTCTCCCACTGACCTCTTGAATATGAGGGAGAGAGGGGGAGAAAAACCCCTCATCAGGCGTACATCAGCAGGAGGACGCCGAGGCCCGCGGCCACGGTGACGACGAGGACGAGCATCCCCATCTTCAGGAAGTCCATGAAGGTGATGGAGACGCCCTCGCGCTCGGCGATCCCGATAACGACGACGTTCGCCGAGGCGGCGATGGCGGTTCCGTTGCCTCCCAGGCATGCGCCAAGGGAGAGGGCCCACCAGAGGGGGTACACGTCCATCGTCTGCCCCATCTCGCTGATCAGGGGGATGAGAGTCGCGGTCAGGGGGATGTTGTCCACGATCGCCGAGGCGAAGGCCGCAAACCAGGCGATGATGATCATCGCCTCGGCCGTCGAGTCGACATGGCCGATGACGAAGGAGGCGAGCTGCGAGATGAGCCCGGTCTCCACCAGGGCGCCGACCACGATGAAGAGCCCGCCGAAGAAGAAGAGGGCAGGCCACTCGATCTTCTCGAAGATCTCCTCCGGGGGCACACGGCTCCAGATGAGGATGATCGCGGCGCCGGTCAGAGCGATGATAGCCGGTTCGAGTTCGAGCTGCGCATGAATAAAGAAGAGGAAGACCACGAGCAGGATCGTGACGACAGACTTCATGAAGAGCGACCGATCCAGGATCGCCGCACGCTCGTCAAGGGCGTCGATGGTACTGGCGATCGTCTCCTGCTCCTCCGGCTTCACCCTGAGGGTGCGGCCGTAGATGAGGTAGAGCATGACGAGCATGATCGCCATGTCGACCACGACGACCGGCCCCATGTTCATGAGAAACTCGTTGAAGGTGAGGCCTGCCGCGGAGGCGATCATGATGTTCGGGGGGTCGCCGATGAGGGTCGCCGCACCGCCGACATTGGAGGCAAAGATCTCGGAGACCAGGAAGGGCACCGGGTTGAGTTTCATCAGTTTGGCGATATAGAGGAGCATGGGGGTGAGGAGGAGGACGGTCGTCACGTTGTCAAGGAACGCCGAGACGACCGCGGTCACGAGAGAGAAGAGGATCAGGACTCTCATCGGGCTGCCCTTCGCGAGTTTTGCGGTGCGTATTGCGATGTATTCAAAGAGACCGCTCTTTCGTGCGGTGTTCACGATGATCATCATGCCCATCAGGAGGAAGATCGTCCCGAGGTCGAGATAGTGGGGGATCTTGTCCCAGGGGACAATATGGGCAAAGACGATGACGGCGGCGCCGGCCATCGCCGCAACCGCGCGGTGGATGCGCTCGTCGATGATCAGTGCGTATGTAATGATGAATACTGCTATTGCGATGATTTCTGCGTTCATCAGGGTCCTCAGTAGACGATGATCGGGATGTTCGCCATCTGGGCGAGTCTGAGAGTGACCGAACTGAGCGGTGCGATCTCGGTGGTCTGGGATCCGTACTTCTTCGAAACAGCGATGAGGTCGGATTCCTGCATCAGTTCAAGGATATTGTCGAACTTCTTCCCGGCAAACATCCTGCTCGTCACCGTGAGGCCGGCGCCTTCGAGAGACGCGATCGCACGCGTGAGAAGGGATTCCC
Proteins encoded in this window:
- a CDS encoding ArsB/NhaD family transporter: MNAEIIAIAVFIITYALIIDERIHRAVAAMAGAAVIVFAHIVPWDKIPHYLDLGTIFLLMGMMIIVNTARKSGLFEYIAIRTAKLAKGSPMRVLILFSLVTAVVSAFLDNVTTVLLLTPMLLYIAKLMKLNPVPFLVSEIFASNVGGAATLIGDPPNIMIASAAGLTFNEFLMNMGPVVVVDMAIMLVMLYLIYGRTLRVKPEEQETIASTIDALDERAAILDRSLFMKSVVTILLVVFLFFIHAQLELEPAIIALTGAAIILIWSRVPPEEIFEKIEWPALFFFGGLFIVVGALVETGLISQLASFVIGHVDSTAEAMIIIAWFAAFASAIVDNIPLTATLIPLISEMGQTMDVYPLWWALSLGACLGGNGTAIAASANVVVIGIAEREGVSITFMDFLKMGMLVLVVTVAAGLGVLLLMYA